The sequence GCCATTTGGCTTTAGCACATTTAGCGAGGCGCTAAGGGCTGCAACTGAAATTTACCACAAGCTAAAATCTATCCTAAACGCAGCCGGACACAGCACAGCTGTCGGTGACGAGGGTGGCTTTGCTCCAAATTTAAAAGACAATGAAGAGCCATTAAAACTTATCTCACAGGCTGTAAAAGAGGCTGGATATGAGCTAGGCAGCCAGATAAAGCTAGCCCTTGACGTTGCTTCAAGCGAGCTTTATAAAGACGGCAAATACGAGCTTGAGGGCAAGAAATTTAGCAGCGACGAACTCATTAGCTACTACGAAAAACTTTGCGAAAAATATCCGATATTCTCTATCGAGGATGGCCTTAGCGAGGACGACTGGAGCGGCTGGGCTGAGCTTACAAAAAGGCTTGGAAGCAAGGTGCAGCTAGTAGGTGACGATCTTTTCGTTACAAATGAGAAAATTTTACGCGAAGGCATTGAAAAAACTATCGCAAATGCAATATTAATTAAGCCAAATCAAATAGGCTCAGTCACTCAAACTATGCAAACCGTCCGACTTGCTCAGAGAAACGGCTACCGCTGCGTTATGAGCCATAGAAGCGGCGAGAGCGAAGATGCGTTTATCGCTGACTTCGCAGTTGCTCTAAACACTGGCGAGATAAAGACAGGTGCCACTTCAAGAAGCGAGCGCAATGCAAAATATAATCGCTTGCTTGAGATCGAACTTGAGGCTGGAGAGTTTTTGGGGGATAATATTTGAGCGAAATTTTAGACGAATATGGCAGCACTGATGGCATATTTCATAAAATTGTAAAATATATTAGACCAACATTGCGATATATCATAGCCACAATTTGTGTGGCTATGTTTGCCTTTTATGTGGGCAATATAATGTTTGGCAAACGCTCACTTGATGTTATGCTAAGCCTTCAGAGTAAAAAAGAGAGACTTAGCGAAGACGTGGAAATTTTAAAAAAAATGAATGCGCGTCTGCAAAAAGATTATTTTGAATTACAAGGCCTTGAGCCAGACTTTAATAAAAAGTAGGAATGATGAAAAAATTTTGGTTAGTTTTATCTATATTTGCAACAAGCGTCTTTGCTAGAGAGAACCCATTTATGCCTATTAGCGAGCTAAACACAAGCGTTATGACAACAAATATCATAGAAAAATTTGATAGATTTGATTCTCTTTCGTTTAAATTTCCAAGCGATGCGGCACTTTTACTAGATGTTACTATAAGATATAGAGCAAATGACGGCACTATAAAGGAAAAAAGACTAGCTGATATAAATAAAACTATCGATTACAGCGATGAATTTGCTTTAAATAAGGTAAAAAATCCAGAACCAGTTGTGGCAAAAAAGCTAGATGTTTCGGTCACAATGGCAAATATGCCTAGCCAAAAAGTAAGCACTCCTGTGATAATAGAAAAAAATGAAACTAAAATTTCAAATAAAGATAGAAATAAAACTTCAGATATGCCAACTCCAAATGTTGTAGTGATCGATCTTAGCACAGATAAAGCAAAAGAAACTAACATAAAACCTGAACAAAAGGTGGTCGAGATAAAGATTGAGCCTAGTGCAAAACCCGTTGATAGTGTCAAAAATGGAAAAGATGTTAAATTTCTAGGTTTTATAAGCTTTCTAGCCAACAACAAAGAGCTAAAAATCGCTACAAAAACTAAAAATTTAAAGCATTTTACTTATGAGAAAAATAAGATCGTTCTTGACTTTGCAAGGCCGCCAAGAAGCTTTAAAACCAAGAGCTTAAAACTTGAAAATGAACATTTTAAGAATGTGATCATAGGCTGGCATGATAGATATTTCAGAGTGGTTTTAGAGCTTGATAAGATGCATAAATATAAGCTTGAAGCCGTTGAAAATGGATATTTGCTTAAGCTTTTATAGTTGAATTTTAAAAAGAGTAGATTTTATAAAATTTCAAATATAATACTTTTCAAAATAAAAATTTAAGGCTATTGGTTTGAAATATCCACTTGATTGCAAAGATAATTTTGAAAACTCATTTATTTTTTGGCTCACTCGCTATGTCAAATTTAAACTTAGCTCACTTTCAAATAAAGAGCTTAGGGATCCAAAGGCACTTGCAAGTGTAAATTTCGCTCTAAGCCGCGAGATAAAAAACATAGACCAGCTTGATGGCTTAGTAAAAAATGCGAGAAACGCGGGGCTTACTGGCATAAATACCTACTTTAATCCGCTTAAAAAAATATATGAAACGATGAAATTTTACGAGCTTAGCAGCCTAAAACAGATCGATGAAGAGCTGTTAAGCGAAATACTAGCTAGCACGACTGGCGGACTAAGCGACGCTAGTAAGAAAAATTACCGCATCTCGGTGATAAATTTCTTTGCATTTTTAGACAAACAAAACGAAGAGGACGGCAAGGCCCATGTTTTTGATATAAATTTAAAAAACTGGGGCGGAGTTAGTGGCAACAAAGGGCAAAAGTTGCCTGAGTTTATGGGCGAAGATGAGGTCAAAAAATTTCTAGATGTGATCGAAGAAAGTGACTTTAAGCAAAACTCAAATCGCAATAAGCTCATAATAAAAACGATAATTTTTACTGGCATTCGTGTGAGCGAGGCTCTAAATTTAAAGCGAAAGGATATCACTGAAGATGGCGATCTTTTTATCATTAGGATCCGGGGCAAAGGTAACAAATACCGCATCGTTATGATAAAACGCCACCTAATAGAAGCTCATCTAAATGCGATTGCAATAAACTACATCAACAAAGAGGGCTATCTTTTCATCAATAAAAAAGGCACCAGGCTTACGCAGGCTTATGTTAGCCGCATAGTTGAGCAAATTTTATTTAAAGCTGGCATCAGAAAAGAGAAAAATGGTGCCCACATGCTGCGCCACACCTTTGCAACAATGCTTTACAAAAAGCAAAAGGACCTTGTTTTGGTGCAAGAAGCTCTAGGTCATGCAAGCTTAAATACCTCAAGAATTTATACTCACTTTGATAGCGATAAGCTAAAACTTGCTGCAAAAGTAGCTGAGGATCTAGCAAACTAGAGCACTTAAAGCCAAAGCAAACTAGCAATACTAAATTTAACTCATGCAAAATTTAAAACATTATTTAACTATGAAACCCTATAAATATATGAGGAAATTTTAGCTTGCAAGCAGCCTAAAAGCTTGCTCTGTATCTAAATTTACAATCCACCAGTCAA is a genomic window of Campylobacter concisus containing:
- a CDS encoding septum formation initiator, with protein sequence MSEILDEYGSTDGIFHKIVKYIRPTLRYIIATICVAMFAFYVGNIMFGKRSLDVMLSLQSKKERLSEDVEILKKMNARLQKDYFELQGLEPDFNKK
- a CDS encoding tyrosine-type recombinase/integrase, which produces MKYPLDCKDNFENSFIFWLTRYVKFKLSSLSNKELRDPKALASVNFALSREIKNIDQLDGLVKNARNAGLTGINTYFNPLKKIYETMKFYELSSLKQIDEELLSEILASTTGGLSDASKKNYRISVINFFAFLDKQNEEDGKAHVFDINLKNWGGVSGNKGQKLPEFMGEDEVKKFLDVIEESDFKQNSNRNKLIIKTIIFTGIRVSEALNLKRKDITEDGDLFIIRIRGKGNKYRIVMIKRHLIEAHLNAIAINYINKEGYLFINKKGTRLTQAYVSRIVEQILFKAGIRKEKNGAHMLRHTFATMLYKKQKDLVLVQEALGHASLNTSRIYTHFDSDKLKLAAKVAEDLAN
- a CDS encoding AMIN domain-containing protein, with the translated sequence MKKFWLVLSIFATSVFARENPFMPISELNTSVMTTNIIEKFDRFDSLSFKFPSDAALLLDVTIRYRANDGTIKEKRLADINKTIDYSDEFALNKVKNPEPVVAKKLDVSVTMANMPSQKVSTPVIIEKNETKISNKDRNKTSDMPTPNVVVIDLSTDKAKETNIKPEQKVVEIKIEPSAKPVDSVKNGKDVKFLGFISFLANNKELKIATKTKNLKHFTYEKNKIVLDFARPPRSFKTKSLKLENEHFKNVIIGWHDRYFRVVLELDKMHKYKLEAVENGYLLKLL
- the eno gene encoding phosphopyruvate hydratase is translated as MVFIEDVEAHEVLDSRGNPTVRATVRLSDGTEASAIVPSGASTGKREALELRDKDERYAGKGVLKAVSNVNEKIAEAIIGLDAYNQKAVDEEMLELDGTHNYSNLGANAVLGVSMAVARAAAKSLNIPLYRYLGGANASILPVPMFNIINGGAHANNSVDFQEFMIMPFGFSTFSEALRAATEIYHKLKSILNAAGHSTAVGDEGGFAPNLKDNEEPLKLISQAVKEAGYELGSQIKLALDVASSELYKDGKYELEGKKFSSDELISYYEKLCEKYPIFSIEDGLSEDDWSGWAELTKRLGSKVQLVGDDLFVTNEKILREGIEKTIANAILIKPNQIGSVTQTMQTVRLAQRNGYRCVMSHRSGESEDAFIADFAVALNTGEIKTGATSRSERNAKYNRLLEIELEAGEFLGDNI